In Erigeron canadensis isolate Cc75 chromosome 8, C_canadensis_v1, whole genome shotgun sequence, the DNA window TTAATTAAGGTGACCCGACCCCCAATAGATGACCATGACCCTTTCCATATACTTGGTCTAGTTTCAAAAATGTCAAGTATAAAATTCCAGCTAGAAAATTTGTTCATATTCGCCCCAATCATGATACCAAGATGAACAAAGGGTAGACAACCCACTTTACAGTTAACACGTGCAGCCACATCTTTAATTGTACCAGAATCGACACCCACCCCATATAAGCAAGACTTCCTCATGTTTATTTTTAGACCAGAACAGCAATAGAAAACTCTAAGAATGCGAAtcatgttcatcacattttcactAGACCATTCACCCATTATGGTATAGCCGTCCGCGTATAAGAGGTGAGAGAGACTCAGGTTACCATTTGGTAAAGAGATGCCGTTAAAAGCACCCATTTCCTCAGTATGAACGCTTTTATTCATCAACACCACCCCCACGCTGGCGCTTGCAAGCAAGTTCTCATGTCAGCCCTCCAAAGGATCGCACCGAAAACTAAACAGAATGAAAGCCCTCCGCACACAAACAGAGATGATTTGTAACAAAAATTCCACTCTCATATCACAAGCTACAAGCGACATCATTCGCCATTATTTGACTGAAAGAATCCACAGAGGATGCAACTTAAACATGGATTATGTAAAAGTAACATGATTAATACACATTTTAAATCCAGGAAAATGACATGGCAAAATCACAATCATCTAAAAGCAAACAATTTCAAAATGTGTCAAAAGTGTATATACACAAATTCGTTGTATCCAAAATCCAAATCATCAACACCATTTCCTTAACTAGAAGAACGGATTTGTTTCTTTCATGATGTGTATTTCATCGACCTAAAGTAGCAAGCAACAAAAAAACCCCCAATGATGGATTTCCTAATGCTAGTGTACTCTAACCAGATGATGAAACATGAGTCGCAATTACCTTCTGGGAAATGACCATTGGCTCATAACCACCGCCAGATCTCTGAGCCGCTACATCTTCAAGGCGTTTCCAGATAGCTTCTCTTTTGGACTGGCTTTCTTCCTTTCGCAATTCATCTTCTTTGAACTTCTTTGAGCATTCTTCAAAAAGTTGGGGGTCTGCATCAGAAAAGATCTTTCTGACATTTAAGGTCAAACTCTGTACAGCTTGGTTCCAATGGGTTTTGGTGTTTCTTTCCAATGCTGGATATATAATTGGCAAGATTACTTTTCGGTTTTGTCTTATTAGGTTCTCGATATGATCATTGTTCCAAAGGAACAATGCTCTTTCTGCCACCTGCAAATTCAAGAAATTGTTAAAATTTCAACTTCATAGCAGAAAAGGGTAGCTTTTATGATGATTAACaactttttaacatataaacatatccCACGAATGGAAAATGTTTAAAATCGAAAAGATTGGACATTTAAACAATTTGGCACCATTATAACACAGATCCTATCAAAATTGTGACTCGAGTTAACTTCTAGGATGTTTCAAAAGATTAACAACATTGCCTACTGCCTAGTATAgatagttttagttttaaaactCAAATCCACGTGATTCCTCTTGCTTTGTTAACCTGTCAAATATTTTCTTAACACTTTCTATTTGTCATTACAAATTAAGAATGTTCATAATAACTTACAAAACCTTGTTTTCTATGATGTTTCAGGAGATCTGTAATCTTTAGTAGAGTTGTGATGTTAAAATGTTTACGCCCATATTCATAAGTCAAAAGTACTAATATTCCTCGCACTTTCTGCCACTCAAAAACAAAGCCTCTACTTTCTTGCCatttaaagataatttttaacatatttgccAAATAAGCAGACATATAtctcaaagttttttttattaagatattACTAAATTCCTCTAGTCATACATCCAAAAGTACTTTTCAATAATGGCAGAAGTGAGATATTATGTACGCTAAAAACAATACGAGTACAATTCAATTTTACGAAATTAAACTGGGCAAGTAAATAACTTAACCTATAATATTTCCAGAACACATATGGACATATTGCATTTTACAAACATTAAACAAAGTTTTGGATAGTTTGATTCTTGAAATAGAAGAAAACTCCACTtcagttttaaacttttaaggcTAGAAGTCTAGAAGTCTCTGCATCAACTATCACAATCAAAATGTAAAATTCAATGGGGATTAGCACAGGTTTATATGGCAAAGGTATTAATTCGACCCATTTACCTATGAACGGGTTGATTCATGCCATGCTTTTATCTCTAACCAGTCGAAgcggaaaaaaaaatgagcttAATaaaaaatgggtcaaacaagTTGGAAGTTAAAGTGTATTTATGATGCAAAAGGGGGTGAGTATTGTATAGTTTGATATAGTTCTtgtaaacaaaagaaaactCCATGACAATTTTTTAGGCCAGAAGTTTCCATATCAACTTTCACAATCTTGTAAATCTTTATCGAGAACCTTGGCATCTTAGCACAACTTCATATAATAGATGCATCAATTTCCACCCATTTGCCTATCAGTGGGTGAATTCGGctatttttttctataaaaggtcaaagtgaaaaaaaattcaaaaggaAATGGGTCAACTGGGTTGAAAGTtgccaaaaaaaattatttattattttttaacagcaaattcCTACTCTAttagataccaaatattctaaTCTATCTCCAAGCTTACAACTGAACCTAAGACCTCCAATCTAAGAGACTAAGAGGCATAAGCCTCTACCAAGTGGGCTAACCCCACATTGGCTGCCAAAAATGTATTCAATGGATAAACATCTTATATCAGTTTATTCAAACAAAAATGATATTACTATTAGAATAATATAATTGTTGCAAATCATATTTGACAtactaattgtttatagaaaaCTTTAAACATGAAGTGTTTCTGGTCAGCCAAACCTGACAAAAAATTATAATCTGTTTTTACATTCCCAGTTTTTACCGATTACCCAACCTCCCCGGTTtttacccattacccaacctatCCGGCCAGTCTAAATTACCATAATATACCACAAATAACTACCTGAAAATGTGAGCTACTCAAGCAACGAGCAATCTGGCGAAACAAAGGCACCATACATCTTTGAAACTCTGGAGTCTGTGTTGCCTCCAAAACTTCCTCAAGCTCACTCAAAAACATCACTTCCTTTGAACTATTTGTAATCGGCCAATACTTCAACAAACCCCTAATAACTGTATCCGCAAGCTTGCAATCTTTTTCTACAAATTGTGTAATGCAATACGATATTTGTTGGTGATACATCGGTATGCATTTCGGCTTGTGAAGTGGAATTAGTGCCCTCACAAGAAACAATTTATGTTCTTCTTTTAATGGCAACGCGAAACCATTAATTATACTTCCCAATATTTCTAATAATTCAGCAATCCCATTATGTTTTTCGGTTTCAAAAACAAAACGGAAGAATATATTATTGATTGCTTTTCTGATATAAGGGCGGTGCACCATGAATTTTCCATACATTCTGTGAAGAACAAACTTTAAGTATTCCCGTTCTCGTGGATCCTCTGAGTCAAATAAATCTAGCCATTTCAAAACGAAAGCTTGATCGATGTAGCGTTTAGCTAGTTTTGCATCAGTTTCTGGTGATGCTACAAATCTCAAAATAAATTCATAGACTAACTGTAAATGAGGCCATGATGGATCCATGGAAGgttcttcttcttcaccatcAAAAGTTTCTAACATTTTGTTATCTCGAGGTTGTGGAGTAAGCCTACGAAAGATATTCACCGACACCATCTTCACAATTTCTTGCATAACGATTTCAGGAAATTTCCCACTTGCAGAAGTAACATAATCAACAAGCTCCACCAGCGTTTGTCGCTTGATCTCCTTTTCTTTCAAACTCTTTGTTGGATCAGTGAAGTCAAATACCACACTACATAAAGCCAACTTCCGAATAAACAGATTCTGTTTCTCGGAACTTGGAACATCTTTCAAACTAGGCAACGCCTCATAAACGGTTGAATTTCCATTCAACTTCGAATTTTGAGATTGGAGAATCCTATTGTTGGCGTGATTTGGGCCCGTTGGATGAACTACTGGCCCATGACTGGATGTGGGATTTGAACTACTAGGGCGAGTTACTGCAACATCATTGTTGGTTCTTGAGCTAGTTGATGTATTTGAATAAGAATTTTGGTTTCCTCCGTCTCGATTGTCATGTGACTTATGAGGCTTTTTAGGGCGCCTATTAAGTATCTTGTTCAACATCActtaaacaagaaaaaataaaagccTACAACTCACCGATATCCCAACACTAAATCACGAAACTCTATCCCAAAGTCAAAATCCTATTAATcaataacaaaatttgggactaATGAGAATAAATCCAGAAAAAGCACATAACTTTTTCCAGCTAATTCCAAGAAATCTCCTTTCAACAACTCAAAAATCTCGAAAAACCGAGATAAATCTTACAGATAACTTAAATCAACCAAATCTCGAAAATTGACTTCTCCTGCAAGAGAATTCAAACAAACCCAATAATCAAAAAGGGCAAAAAGAACCCTCCAAAATACACATTTTTCACATATAAAAACACAAGTCTTTACAGTTAATCTTATGAGCCAAGTTTTAAGTTTTACAAGAAATGACttcatataacatataagtaAGAAAAGGGGTTGATTATATCATCATAACAAATTATCTTAGAAACTAATTAGATCAAAATATAACAGGATCTAGGTATGATCTACAAGACACATATAGCATTCATGAACAAAATTAGCCAAATATTATCATGTAACAAAAGTGTAAACAGATAAACTTAACACCTACAGAAAGTATACTCACATAAAGAAGTTGTTCTCTTGAAacttgatgaagaagaagaatatatatatataaatatgtagagatagagatagaatCCTGGATCAGTGATAGAAAACTGAAAACGATCTGAGAGAGACgaaaaagaggaagaaaagGGTGAGAGAGAAAATGGGCTATAATAAGAAAGCGATATTTGGTTCTTTGTCTGACCTGTAATCCTCCTGTATAGTTAGCCAACAATTTAGAAAATGAACTCATTTTCGTTATCAAAATTGAATAAAGTTTGCTTATAGagtgtttttttaatgttt includes these proteins:
- the LOC122610762 gene encoding uncharacterized protein LOC122610762; the protein is MGAFNGISLPNGNLSLSHLLYADGYTIMGEWSSENVMNMIRILRVFYCCSGLKINMRKSCLYGVGVDSGTIKDVAARVNCKVGCLPFVHLGIMIGANMNKFSSWNFILDIFETRPSIWKGSWSSIGGRVTLIKAVLESLPTYYFSIFKAPCGSGDGRKVHWVYWERVASPVKHGGLGICRLRDNNVALLTKWLWRYRTETDGLWRKVDAIHGKNRSWGPLPLNNTIMGVWKNIVRSLGKVKVGDAYINEMVKRKGGEWGKY
- the LOC122611369 gene encoding serine/threonine protein phosphatase 2A 57 kDa regulatory subunit B' theta isoform-like, whose translation is MLNKILNRRPKKPHKSHDNRDGGNQNSYSNTSTSSRTNNDVAVTRPSSSNPTSSHGPVVHPTGPNHANNRILQSQNSKLNGNSTVYEALPSLKDVPSSEKQNLFIRKLALCSVVFDFTDPTKSLKEKEIKRQTLVELVDYVTSASGKFPEIVMQEIVKMVSVNIFRRLTPQPRDNKMLETFDGEEEEPSMDPSWPHLQLVYEFILRFVASPETDAKLAKRYIDQAFVLKWLDLFDSEDPREREYLKFVLHRMYGKFMVHRPYIRKAINNIFFRFVFETEKHNGIAELLEILGSIINGFALPLKEEHKLFLVRALIPLHKPKCIPMYHQQISYCITQFVEKDCKLADTVIRGLLKYWPITNSSKEVMFLSELEEVLEATQTPEFQRCMVPLFRQIARCLSSSHFQVAERALFLWNNDHIENLIRQNRKVILPIIYPALERNTKTHWNQAVQSLTLNVRKIFSDADPQLFEECSKKFKEDELRKEESQSKREAIWKRLEDVAAQRSGGGYEPMVISQKVIATHVSSSG